From one Dermacentor silvarum isolate Dsil-2018 chromosome 3, BIME_Dsil_1.4, whole genome shotgun sequence genomic stretch:
- the LOC125944002 gene encoding glycine-rich protein-like, with product MREFISHSSREVIPTRNMIRACVLLALATCAIAGYAGYPVGYSFGAPAYAAYHAPLASVSTVHHAPGFGYGLGYGIPTYGFGLGSYGLSYGYGLGGLGYSTFLRKK from the exons ATGCGTGAATTCATCAGTCACTCATCTAGAGAGGTAATACCAACTCGCAACATG ATTCGTGCTTGTGTCCTCCTCGCCCTGGCCACCTGTGCCATTGCCGGTTACGCCGGCTACCCGGTCGGCTACTCCTTCGGTGCTCCTGCCTACGCTGCCTATCATGCTCCACTGGCCTCCGTGTCAACCGTACACCACGCTCCCGGATTTGGATATGGCCTTGGCTACGGAATTCCCACATATGGCTTTGGACTCGGCAGCTACGGTCTCAGCTACGGATACGGTCTCGGCGGCCTCGGTTACAGCACCTTCCTCCGCAAAAAAT GA